A single region of the Triticum dicoccoides isolate Atlit2015 ecotype Zavitan chromosome 2B, WEW_v2.0, whole genome shotgun sequence genome encodes:
- the LOC119365474 gene encoding E3 ubiquitin-protein ligase RLIM-like, whose protein sequence is MDEHMGRRTVGGLLFTKGGSILLFREDSSRRKAGACCSRNGCNGTRHSADKGRPMHSHREAASAAAKEAAPTPRRSQPVRKPPQGSSNPAGPCSETDNGTGEAAAPGAGRDLLARLKDRVNASRKRSLAREMSSPSSSSGGFSASSSGGGATRSSAVSRPTRCAASRIRKADEGESAGGSRRVPRRDTGGGGGARGNSDDPVMVGQRAAREQAPTEGFISGFLARYRGSLQGGSSLQDGAEDSSGYWRFDVEGSEELENYFMLSDRHRAMRMDIDGMSYEELLALGDRIGTVNTGLSEDALYKCLKRSLYTPTAPETHQDCDRKCSICQEEYSGGEEVGNMACKHYYHIACIQHWLRQKNWCPICKSVAAKTV, encoded by the exons ATGGATGAACACATGGGACGACGGACGGTCGGCGGCCTCCTCTTCACCAAGGGGGGATCCATCCTTCTCTTCAGGGAGGACAGCTCCCGCCGCAAGGCCGGCGCTTGCTGCTCGCGCAATGGCTGCAACGGCACCCGGCATTCGGCAGACAAAGGCCGGCCAATGCACAGCCACAGGGAAGCAGCTTCAGCAGCAGCCAAGGAAGCAGCACCAACCCCCCGGAGGTCACAACCTGTCAGGAAACCTCCACAGGGAAGCAGCAATCCAGCAGGGCCCTGTAGCGAAACCGACAACGGGACGGGAGAGGCGGCGGCTCCCGGTGCCGGGCGTGACCTGCTGGCGCGCCTCAAGGACAGGGTGAACGCGTCGAGGAAGCGGTCGCTGGCCAGGGAGATGAGCAGCCCATCGTCATCGTCCGGTGGATTCAGTGCCAGTTCTTCTGGTGGTGGCGCCACCCGGTCATCAGCGGTTTCGAGGCCGACGCGTTGTGCCGCTTCCAGGATAAGGAAGGCAGATGAAGGCGAAAGCGCAGGAGGTAGTCGCAGGGTGCCTAGGAGGGACACCGGTGGTGGCGGTGGTGCCAGGGGGAATTCGGATGACCCGGTGATGGTTGGGCAGCGGGCAGCAAGGGAGCAGGCGCCTACCGAAGGGTTCATCTCTGGGTTCTTGGCGAGGTACAGGGGTAGTCTCCAGGGAGGGTCGTCTCTGCAGGATGGCGCCGAGGACTCCAGCGGGTACTGGCGCTTTGACGTCGAGGGCAGCGAAGAG CTGGAAAACTACTTCATGCTCAGCGATCGGCACCGAGCGATGAGGATGGACATCGATGGCATGTCCTACGAG GAATTGCTCGCGTTGGGTGACCGGATCGGCACGGTGAACACCGGGCTTTCGGAGGACGCGTTGTACAAGTGCCTGAAACGAAGCCTGTACACGCCCACAGCCCCAGAGACACACCAAGACTGCGACAGAAAATGCAGCATATGCCAG GAGGAGTACTCAGGCGGTGAGGAGGTGGGGAACATGGCGTGTAAGCACTACTACCACATCGCCTGCATACAGCACTGGCTCCGGCAGAAGAACTGGTGCCCCATCTGCAAATCCGTCGCCGCCAAGACCGTCTAG